The Chiloscyllium plagiosum isolate BGI_BamShark_2017 unplaced genomic scaffold, ASM401019v2 scaf_12427, whole genome shotgun sequence nucleotide sequence cacCTGGGATCCCATGAAAATATACCTTATGTACCAGCCTGGTATGacgtaccttatcaaatgccttactaaagtccatgtagacaacacccGGCACCTTTTCCTCATCAATAATTCTTGTAACctccttaaaaaactcaatcaagttgggtgagacatgaccttttccacacaaacccatgctgcctatcactacgAATCCATTTGCTTGCCAGTGTGAATAAATCGTGACTCTCACTATCTGCTTCAGCagattccccaccactgatgttaggctcaccagcccataattacctggattatttcTGTTGcgcttcttaaacaaagggacaacattggCCATTCATCAGTCCCCTCGAACCTCATCTGAGGCCAAAGATGACATAAAGTTATCTGTTAAGGCCCTTGTCTCCCACACTATCCTGGGATAGATCttgtctggccctggggacttgtctaccttaatgtatttcaagacacccaacacttcctccttcattatgttTACTAGCCTGTGAGTATTCACACAGCTTTCCTTAACCTTAGCatccctctctttggtgaatactgatacaaagtactcattaaggatctcacccataacttccctcctttagCCTACGCtttccctcttgctcctaatttctGTATAAAATGCCTTAGGATTCTCCTTCACTGTGctggccaaggacatttcatagcCCCGTTTAGTCTTCCTGACTCCCTGTTGACTCCTTCCTACTTTCTCTACATTCTTAAAGAGCACTGTTGCATTTTTTGAAAGCCAGTTGTCGACATACTAATTCTTACCTGAAGGTTTGTGAAAGGATTGCCTGTGATCTCCTTGATTCGATTGAATTGTATGTACAGCTCAGTCAGGTTGCTGCAGTACGAGAAGTAATGTACGGACAAATGAGAGAACTGATTGTGTTCAAGCCCCAGCATTTGCAGGAACGGAAGAGCTTTGCATAGGTTTTCTTCGACTTTAGTGATGACATTATAGCCAGCATTCAAAACTTGAAGCTGACTGTACTGAGACAGTGTAGAAGCTGACAAGTGCTTCAGCTGGTTATGGGAGAGATTTAGCACTGTGATGTTGACTGGAAGGTCTGAAGGGATGCTTGAGAGCTTTAAGTGTCCACAATCCGCAACCAGACCCTGTATTTTACATTGAGTTCCAGAGGCTGTAGCACCGTGATATAATATTGCAAATTTAAAGTACAAGATGATAGTCTGGAAATACATTTTCATTCTTCAAATGTGGAATCAAACTTTTATTCTACgtacaaaaaaaagaaaagacaCATATATTAACACTACAGTCTCTTACTTCAAATTGTGTTTAAATTGTGCCTGTGGCACTTAATAAAGATTGATTACTATTGCAGAAACTTTTAGGAAAGAAAATATCACAGATCAAAATAAAACTTCATAAATAATGACACCACACATTTATAATAGTGGATTCAAATGAGAAAATGTACTGCCTTATTTTGTCCAGTTAAAGCTTCACTTAAGTGGTtc carries:
- the LOC122547166 gene encoding toll-like receptor 3 translates to MKMYFQTIILYFKFAILYHGATASGTQCKIQGLVADCGHLKLSSIPSDLPVNITVLNLSHNQLKHLSASTLSQYSQLQVLNAGYNVITKVEENLCKALPFLQMLGLEHNQFSHLSVHYFSYCSNLTELYIQFNRIKEITGNPFTNLQELTVLDVSHNKLVSAKLGTELQLQKLQRLALSANKITQLKNDDFDFLNGSTLYQLDLSSNSITE